TATTTTGTCAGAAAAGGCTTAAATCAAACATTCCAAAATGAATCAGACTTTTCTTAACCTTAAGAATGAAACTAAAACCTTTGTTTTTGTCCTCCTGAAGATACTGCTTTACCACTAGtgaattcagaaattaaaaactaTCACTCAAGAATCTTGTAAGGCAGACCATGTTTCTAGGACTTTGTCATATATGTGCTATGTATCAGTCAACTCTGAGGGCCTGAGAAGTAAGCCTAGCTATTTATGTGAATGAAAGCAGAGACATCTTTGCTGTAATAATCTTGTGGTTCTTGTTCCTGAAATCTACTCACCTTTAGGCTTTCCATGAGGACAGCAGAGGAATCCTCCATGGAGGGGCCATGGCCTGTCCAGGTGCCACTCGGAGTGCTGGCCTGATGCCAACTGCTCTCAGAGGATGACGTTGCTGAGAGATAATCAATGCCAAACCCACCCATGGCTAAGGGAtgaaaagagataagaaaaattcaagaagatGTTCTATCACTGCCAATTGCCAGACCCCAGGGAAGGATAGAGTAAATTCTTTCAATTTTGCTTGGCAATGAAATGTAGATCTCACCTGGCTTATCGGTTTTCCACCGATCTGCAGTCCTTCTATCCCTGTTATCTGGAGTCCCAATGGGTCCAAAATTGGAGAATGGAACAGAATTATGGTTGTGTGTTGGAGGAGAGCTGGGCAGGCTGCTTGGGTTAGAGGAATGAGGAGACTGGCTGGCTGGTGTTGAATGATCTATTAAATAATAGCAACACAGGATACAGTAAATCATTGTTTCacaaacatacaaagaactaCAGGTTCCTGTAGATCTGATCACTAAAATTCTACTAATAACAACCACAGGGCTTTGAAGGAAAGGGAAACTAAAGGCTCCAAAGAGATCGGCTAGATGCACTAATTTGCCCTGCCACACATATCTAAGGCATATTCTTTgccttaaaaaagcaaaacaaaatagtaGGCAATTTTTGTCAACTGAATGAATGCACTATTCTCGCATGGCTATTTCAGATACATGTTTATTGGTCTTATGTATCAGAATTTGCTAACCTTAAGAATTACTATTAAGTCAGACTCTATTATAAGttaaaaatctcaattttaaaaagtgcagagctgggcacagtggtgtgcacctgtagtcccagctacttgggaggctgagatggaaggactgcttgagcccaggagtttgagtctagagtgggcaacacagcaagatgctgtctcaaaaaaaaaaaaaaaaaaaagtgcaatttTTCTGCAAAGAATGAACacctacaaataaaactaaaaaacagcTGAGAACCATAACATAGAACCTCTATTTTCTCCCTTACATCTCTGCTGGCTACTGAGGATGTAAAAAGTTTTGTCAATAGCATTTATTACAtaaactggcttctttttttttttctatttcctttcagaagttacaaaaacaaacaaaaaataaaaataaaaaacccaacaactgatatatttataattacaGAATCTCACTATCCCTTAATCAATCTGAGTGTACAGGAAATGTAAGGTCTATAATTTAAAGAGTAGTTAATACCTGAACTGGCAGGAAGTGATGGAGACCACGGAGTCCCTTCAAAAAGGGAATACAGAGATGTTTCCTGGGGGGCCATTGAGGGACTGAGTTCTGCTTTGGAGCTGGATGTCAAGTTTTTCCCATATACTTCATTGAACATACTATTATTTGGGTATCTTTCCTGAAAGACATGAAGTGAAGTTATAAACTCACCCCAAGGAAAGAGATTTGAGAAAATCCAATGTCTTGTTCAAGGATGCTTGGTACACCTTAAGCTTTTCTTAGGAAGAGAAATTCTGAaggcttttattctttttgtttcaattttccaGTCAAATTaattttcccctttgctttctctcACCCTTAAATTTGCTCTACGTAAACTATCCAGGTTGAAAATGTGAATAATTTATTTGGCTCAAAAAGACAGCCCTAAGGGTTTCAATATTAATGAGAAGTTAAAGGGTTTTAACTCATGATGTACAAGTCACTAGTATGCCCCAATCAGAGACAAGGGtgataaaatcaaatatctggaATACACTAAtacatggaaaataaagaaaaaacagacataCTGAAACAGTATGAGAAAGACAATGATCAGTCTACACTAAAAGCACACAGCAGGATTCTTCATTGTTCACCTACCTGATTGAGAGAGAATCCGGTGAGGGACAGGAAAGAGGATGAATGTGACATGAGTTCTGAGGGCTTCTCCAATAAGGATTTCTTCACAGTCCcagaaaaaaaggtaattaagTTATACCTTCTATTTTCTTAGTATTAATCTTAACGATACTATGGAACCAAAGCAAAAGCATGCCTGTATTCGCCCACTGAGTACAATTTGAGGCTCAGAAGATGTGAATTCCAATCTGTTAATACCAAGACACCGCCTAAGTGCCAGTTGCCACAGGTGCGTAGAAACCTCCTTTTAGATCAAACCTAGTCAGATTCTATTCTGGCAGGGACAAGAGACCCTGGTAAACAGCACTCTGAGTGTTTATGTGGCATGGACCTCAGGAATCCCCTTGTCAATAGTTGCACTTAAAATAATCTCAAAACAAAATGCTGAACTGTTCCAACACTGTTTCTCTCCAccccacaatttttaaaacattaacattGGTGACTTTCAAAAAGCCTTTCAAATCCATTTGACAAGTGGCTTTGTTAATATGCTTTTTAAGCAGCTCTATTTGCAGTATATAGTAAAACAGTTGCTAAAAGTCAAGCTTACATTTATTGGCCCTAGCAAAGTTATTAGGAGAAACAAAGCTGAATCTCTAATGCTGTCACTGAATAGCTGGTTAATAAAACATTACTAAATACCTAAGACAAGAGAAGCACTTTGACATACGTTGTATCGTTATGTTAAATATTGGAAGGGTTATAGTCGAGGTTTCTTTAatcattgttgttttttaaacatgaaaaaaaaaaccctgaaaatacTCCCACTTGTTCTACCATCAGCTCCATTTCCAATGAAAGGGACACTAAAGGAACAGGAACAGGAACTAAGGGATTAGGAAACAAGTGGACAGAGAAGCACTACCCTCAGTCCTTAGAGACTCCAGCATAAAAGCCGCAAGAAAGGCAAACATAGAGAGGCAACAGTATAGCAGCTGCGCTTCCACAATCCCTGTGCACTCAGTCATGGCACTACTACCATTTAAGTCTCCAGGGGGATCttttattgctattatttaaTAACTTGGTATGGGGCCCCTACTGCTACTACCCAGGCAAATTCTTAAGGGAACTTCAAGTGCCAGGGATGGCAGCAATGTCATGAAAGCTGTtaaggttttatttctcttgacaCTAAAATTAATGTACTTTAATTTTATGAATGTGTTCTTGCCCTGTGTTTATGAGAAAGAAACAGCAAGAAAGTAAAATTTactatctttttatgttttattaaggTGTACTAAAGAGAGGGGAAAAAGCCTCATAGCATAcatctttctttccatcttttataCTCCCCACCCACAGTAAAATATAATAAGAACACTGACAAGCATATAGAACGATGTTCTTTAAAATGCAGGCTGAgttctcagattttattttatgtgattctagttattttcatatttactcatttatgACACTCTGACAATGTTTATAAATAGAATCCTCTTCATTTTTACTCATTCTGTTTATGAATCCAACTTTGAATTTAGATCAGGGCTCTTTCTGCATTTAGTTAACCGAACAAAAAAGAGCCATATACTGTTCAATaatgtcagttaaaaaaaaaatcaagaacatatttcctttcatattttggctacatatgagaaataaatctCACTGTTCCTAAGCAAGATTAAATGACACTTAAAATTTCTGGGTCCAGATGGAAGTGTCACCTGCAAAGTGAGTTAATTTGTCACCATCACACTGCGTGTGTGACCAGCTCTGCAGAATGCTTTCTGGATAAAACCAAGGTATGTCTCTACGATTTGGGAGAACTATAAAGGCAGAAATGTTTTGCTATATCCTACTACCATCTTAAGGTTGGTTTAGGcaattagaaaatatgttttacagTTCTGAAAAGGACAGccccaggaagaaaagaaatcacctCATCTGTGTACTACAGTATCTCAGAAAAGCAGCTGGGGGTTAGAGCAAGAAGCAGAATTATGttaaatacatacaaaaaggCTTCGTCCAGGAAGAGAGGCGAGAGGCCCCAGCAGAGCCGGGTAAAGATCAGGAGGGTTAGAAAAAATcagctcttcctcttcctccaaggCAGCCAGACTCTTTAACAGGTCCGGAGGAAGCAGAGGGGAGCTCTTGGGGTCCTAGTGACAGAAAGGATCACAGTGAGACGCAATAAGGGATAACAAAAGCATAAAGGAATAGTAGCATAATTAGGTGGAAGAAGACAACTAAAGTCAAAGGGATAGTGAGATAGATGGTAttaggcaaagagaaaaaaggctCTGAAATGCAAAGGCAAAGCGACACAAGGACAATAATGGAGAAAGTTCAAGAcaatagaaaagcaaaaatactGACAGAGCAGAACACAAAAGGTTAATGTGGCTAGTGCGTAACACAACGCTATGGAGCAAAACGATTAGCATATCTTGTGCTTACAGAGAAacagatcttttaaaaagtactaaCATTCACCTGTTTCTAATGAATAAAAAGGGCAAAGAAAGGGACCTCCACTGTCCAAGATAACTGGCTAACTTTGTTTCTCTCAGAgagcaatttatttaaatatcagtAAACCTATTTTTAAACTTAGATGATTCAGCCCAACTGCGAGGAGTGCTTTATCTCAGAATTCTCTAACATGCTGTTTTAGAGATTTCTGTACATGGTTTCTTTGCCAGACCATCAGAGTTCAAAATCAGTTATGGAATTCTTCAGCTTCCAAACTAAAACATACTGTGCAACTTTGAAGAGGAAACGAAGAGCTACACCAATACTCAGTGGCATTCTATAGTACTAACGAATAAGAGTGGCCTTTTTATAAGATCTATTTGAGATATTCAAAAGATAGTCAACCTCAGACCTATCTCCAAATTGCCCGGTGATAGGAAAGAACACACACCTCAAATGGCATCCTGGGTACAGGATCCTGCTCTGGACGGAAGACTCCTGGTGACCGTTTGCCCCTGCGGTCTATATTTGCTTGCTGTGCCATTACAGATCTGTTATCAGCCATGCTGTAGGAAGAATCCCAGTAGAATTCTGGGACCTTGACTTCTGAGGGATTATGGTTATATGGCTCCATGGGAAaaggcttcatttttttttctagaggctGCTGCTGCATTACAGGAGGTTGCAATGACGGCTCAAACAGTTTTATGGGGTCTTGGGTCTGAAGGTAGTAGGGCTGTTTCACAGGCATAATTTTCCCTAATGGGCCTTGAACCTGAGGGGGATTCCACAGCTGTTTGGAGGCATCTGCCTGTTGATACTAAAAAAGAGATGCCTGTCATCAAGGTGAGGATAAAATGCAATATTACTTATAATGAATGCTAAAGAATCACAGAATGAACTTGGGGTGTTTTCCAACCAACAAAACTCTAGGCAAGGCAGCAGTTTCCTTTACCTTTTGGGCTTTTCAATAGTCAGAGCTTTCTGGGAACAGATTATAGGCACCAcactcatattttcttttaattcaactatttaagaggtttaatgaatgaatgaatatatttgcATGAGTGTTTGTTTCCCCTTTCTGCTTCAAGTGCTGTGCTTCAAACGACAAACATTTAAGACTGGTGTCACATCTGTCTTAGTACCTCATCAAGACTGTGATTCTATTTCCCTAGTAGTTTATGTTCCTATGGGAGAATTATTTGCAGAAAATCCATTTTCAATAAAATGGACACTTAGTAGCAGCCAAGAATGGTACTTAAGGTCTAGGATTTTATCCTTTACAAAAGTAAGGAAAACATTTGAACTTTCATAAACAGTAGAGACAATACTTTTGTTTTCCCATAATCACTATAAATCTAAGCAAGAAGTATGTCAAAGTTTAATGAGCACTTCTAACATTGAATCTTTCAGCATTTCCCCTTATTTCATTCAGCTGGATAGTACACACAACTGTAACTTACCTGCTGGAATCCAGAGTGGTGAGGCGGGCTTTTCCCCAAAGCCGGCACAGCTTTTGTAGGGGATTGTTGTTGCTGAGTTAGAGCTTGAACCTGCAACTGGCTTGTAGACTGTGCTGTTGGCTGAGCTGGTAAAGATGTAAGGGGTTGCTGGGAAGGTGGCTGTGATTGTTGAGGTCCCTGGTTCATTGGCCCTGGTCCAGAGGGCCGTTGCTggctgtaaggaatgtgggaCTGTTTCCCAGCTTGCACCTGGTTTCCTGCTGGAGAGTGAGCTGTAGGCTGAAGAAAGGTTCCTGGGACAGAAACACCAGCTGGGAAGGTGTAACCTGAGCCCATAGAAAATGCCACAGGAGGGGGGATAACATATGTTGGGGGTGGAAACCCTTCAAAACAGAAGAACACAGCTTTAGTTTTAAAGAAACagcaaaaaattgcaaaaaagtcattttttttaacaGGTAGGTAGAGGGAGTCTTCTAACACATCACAAAAAAGATTAGTCATGTTGTCAATCTTTAACTTGAtttgaagaactaaaaataaactattgatacTTTTCCTCTATCCACTGAAGTAATCAGTGTTCTGTGAGTAGCTTCTGTATTTAGTGATAGGATTTCCTTCATAATAACAAACATGCACTTGTATGtacactacacagaaacagttcaaaaataattttataagtatTAGGGAAAATAGAACTTTTTATGGCTTAGTAACATTACtccaacagaatacacatttctcaGTGAGTGAATAGAAATTCTTGCACAGAAAAGATTAAGTAGAAGAAATTACAAAACATATTTACCTGGCCTgctgggaagaggagggaaggctCCAGGGTGATGAATGGGGATGAACTGGGAGTTACTTGCTTGAGTTGGGGTTTGAGTTACAGGTGTTTTTCTGGCTTCAGACACTGGAGTCTTTCTTAGTTCTGTCTGGGATTTTACCTGTAACCAATAGAAGCAAAACTATCTATAATAAACTGAAACTCAAATGTGTTAGAAAGAAGACCCTACTCTTAAGAAAGTATTTAAAACCTCATTAGATTAAAAGTACATGCTGAAGATATTTAAAGTCACCtaagttaaaaatggaaaatcaaagaaattatttaatagccaataaaagataattttactgtCTTAGTTTTACTAATTATTTTGCTTTCTCATGATCACAAAAATCCAAATATGTAAAGGATCTTAGAGCCcatttgttttacaaatgagatgCCTGATGCTAACAAGTTGAAAAAAACTTGTCTATGACTTTAAGTTGCTTGTTCTGGGGCCCAGGGTTCTCTATACTCTAATTCATTAAATGACATACATGAATTATGAACTAATGATGACTACTAACCCATAGGTGAGTTATTTTGGCCCTCAGTTTAATTTCATCTGCGTAGACACATGTGTACAGTCAGGCATCCACCTTCCACCCTGCAACTTTACCAACCTTCAGATTAAATAAGGATACTTTCAGCAGTAAGGAACAGGCCCTGAGATCCTATAGATGGAGCCAGAGAGAAGTAGATGTCATATGCACTGCTTAAAGTTGAGCAAAATGAGGGAACATGAGTAGCATTTATAGAAAACCCGGACGAGGTACAGAGTGTGGTGATACGttgactctttctttctttaatcatTTATAGGTGATTTGAGATGGATGAGAAACCAAAAAAGGAGATTCTATTTTCAGTCTGGACCTTATTGCGAGCAATTACAGACAATGGAGGAAGGGTAAGCAGAAAATGCTGGACTCATTATCCCTAAAACTTGGATCCTTTGGCTTtctagttcattttttttcttgcctttccctagcatctctctctctccctcacgtCCTAATTTCTAccttgtctttctgtttctctccttgCTATAATGTTAAAATGGaactattattttcttatttctctttctaaaaaACATTAGAGAAATACATCAAAGGTACTATTTATTTACAAACAGCCTTCAACAATGTAGTTTCTCATGCAAACACATACATTTGCTAAAATGTGTTAACAACTCACATGGCCACTTAAGTATTTATTCAAACATTAATAGTATTAATAAAACCATCACAGAATAAAGACCcttttctgtttatatgaaacCATCttatctatttggaaaaatattttaataaaaagaaagtcaCAAATAACTTAGCAGTGCTTATCTTTTCCCAGCAAGAAACCTGGGTTCTTGCTTTATAAATTCCCAGGATCCAGGATAAGATTAAAGTGATATTAATACCACTAGCTGGGACAAGTATAATTGTCAAGAAAAAAGCCTCATatttttccaagaaacaaatatatatacgtatatatacacatatatataatatattatatattatatacataaaatatatattatatattatatatattatagaaaaaatatatatacgtatatatacacatatatatatataatagtgaatctaaaaaaaaaaactgcataagCCTTAATATACTCTTGGTTCTACTGGATCTACAGAAGACCCCAAATCTCCACTATAGCATTGACAAATGGTAGTTATATCTTCCAAATAAAATAGAATCCTGTGTGAAACTGACAACTCTGCAACTAATCCTTTCAAACTGCTTAAATTGATGAGGATTGACAAAAGTGTCAAATcaggctgagatttttttttcactcacaATTCCCAAGAATTGATAAAGTAACCATCTATCACAGCTCTTTGTATAACCTTACTATGCaattaaataatgcatttaaacTTCCAGGACAGCCAATTCTCATGGCtttagaacaaaatgaaaaatcttgCCTTTTGTGTGAGCCTTCCTCTACCTGCTTTATAGTTCAAATACAGCTTACCTGCACTGCCACATTctgctttcctgtttcctgtAACTTTTCTAAGGTGCATTTCTTGGTttcagttttcctcttgttgTTGTCCTTCTTTCCATCATTCTTAGTTACAGTTATTCCTTTGCTATAGTCCCTTCTCACCTCTTTGGGAGGAAAACTTCTTCCTTGGTCTCTGTTCACTTCTCGTggcttaatattttctttgaaggTAACCACTGGCTTCTCTCCTGTGTCACAGTTGTTGCTTAAATTTCGGCTTGTAGATAGCACTGATTTTAGCCCTGGGCTCCCATCTGCAGCCAGCGACTCTATCGCAGATGTTTCTTGCAGAATGAGGTTCTCTTTGGCTTCACTGGGGTCTTCCAGTATTAATTCTGGGATTTCTGTGATAAACAACAATTTCCCTACCTCATTTTCACACTGAATCAgcctaaaaaagcaaaaataaatccatatataaaaaacattaacttaaaaaataacaactgAATTGTGTGTGGATCCAAGTCAATATATTCCTAGCACTAATACCATGGAAACAGCAGGATATAACAATGTGGATTCAGGTAACACAAAAAGTAGTTGTGTAGAAACTGAGGTTCTCATTATCACACTTAACATCGTCACAACCTATCCCTCTGCTCTTTCAACGTTTGCTAGAATTTACATTTTCTGAGCATGCTTCAGGTGCAAGACACTAGTCTAGGGCCCTTGATATGTCCTATAAGGTAGCTATATATAATTCCTATTTTACACATGTGAAAATTGAAGCTCGGAGGTGGTAAGTTCATTCAAACACGCAAGCATTTAACTACCTACTGTATGACAGAAACTggaatacaaaaatgagtaagtAGTTAGTGACTTTGGAAACGTTATAATCTACTGGGGAGATCCCAAGGACACCCACTTTAGAAGCTGTGGAATTACAAATGGAACTCAAACCAATCGAATTACAAAACCTGCATTCTTTCCCCTACACTAACGAACACATCTGCTTTGTACTTAACTGGCTACTAGCACCATCTTGGTCTGTCCTGCCTGAAActgaccaccatgcccaggccaaTACAAATTACCATGACTGTGAAAGTACAATTCAGTTAGATTTACAGAGATATTTATAAAGTAGAGCAGAAACTCACGATAAACAAGACCTCTATAATACACAATAGGGAGAACAGAGATTCTAAATAAAGAGTATACTTACTCACTAGGGTTATAATTAGATGTTGTGCTACCAACATGTCGATTTAAGAGTTCATGATCGACAATATTTATGccaaagcctaaaatatgtaacatatgagatgggtatgtgtgtgtgtgtgtttatctaaAAAAGTGGTTAAAAAGGGGTAGACCACAAGCTCCACAGACTTACCTTGGCTGATTATCAGCAATCCATTTGCCTATAGAGATCAAGCGCTGCTGTCGTATTCGTCGTTgctggccttctttgtctcctgtAATACCCTGGTGACCTTTGGAAAAATCCAAGTTCCTAAAATTGACACAAGCAAGTTATGAGAATATTAAATTGCTAAAGATATTTTCCAGGCAACCAAGTTCACCTGATTAACTGTAATGGCTTCAGATTATTTTCCATATAGGTTAGCTACTTGATGTAATCAACTGCATTTATTAGAATTTATACTCCCAGAGATTTTTACAAACTATgaaacaaagcagaaaagaaaatatacaaattcattacattaatgtaatatttttactCACATTTCACTTTTTAGTCGGGGAGCTCAAATAAACCACAACTTTTTATTAGGAAAGATTCTTTTACCATTTTAAGAATaaagttttataaacatttatcttGCATGCTAAGTAATTTGCTTGAAATGACCATGGCAATGCTAAGAGTCTCTGAGGTgcctattttaataaataatattaatctaTCCACTTTGTGGTGGACCATTCTAAatcagaaaaatgtataaatatcatAAAGCATATAGAATAACTCATTGATATCAGAAGGGTAAACCaacctgaaaaaaataaagatttttcagatttctccttattaaactttttttttttaagaagatttAAGAATTGCCAGGCAGAAGGCTAGATGCTGAGGACACAAAGATAAATAGGAGTCCCTACCTTTGGGAATAAATAATTATGATTCAATCTGATAAGCATAATAAGAACTATGCAAAGAATTAAGTGAACATAGTAAAAGGAGGATGAGTTCCTTCTGAGAAGCCCTGAAAGGTTTCATAGAGTGATACCTGAGCTGGACCTTGACAGGTATGGCTAAGTGCTTACCAGGCTGGTGATGGAAAGGCAGTAGAGGAGAAGGAAATGTTCTAGGCACAACGTGAACAAAGGTGTGGAGGAATAAAAATAGGGAGCTATTCAAGTATAGCACATAGTGTATAGAGTTTATAAATATTGGGGGAAATGGCAGAAAATAAGGCTGAACAACTAGGAGCTGGATAGTGCTGGAACTTGAGCATCAAGCTAAAAGAGACAGTGGAGCAACCGGGAATGGGTAAATAAAAATACTAGTCATGCGACATCACTATTTCCATACTTAAAAACTATAGGCAGTGTAGAAATAGACTATAGGAGGACAGGAACTATACGTAGGGAGGTTTTCATACTTCAGGTAAACTGGTGAGAAAAGCCTGAACTATGTATGGGGAAATAAGCGGAAGGACTTGAACCTAAGAAGCATTTCAGACACAGAATTATAAAGGCTTGGTGAGAAAGACAAATGGAAACAAGGGTTTTTCAGATTTCTAGCTTGGTCATATAGATGGTTAATGCCACAGGCACAGacagaaaatatagaaagaagaTTGCTTTTTGGCTGACCAAATTGGAAAATATAAGCTCAATTTTTGGTCATGTTAAAGTTTAAAATGCATAAGGAGGTTAGATTGTTAGAATATGCATCCAAACTTCAAGAGAAGTCAGAGCTGAAAATTTGGGACATACCATTCAAGAGACATAGGGATGGATTTGATTAACAGGGTGAATGTGGAAAGCGGGACGGAAAGGGCAAGAAAAGAATCCTGGAAAACAACAACATTCAGAGGCATGTAGTTTAAAAGAAATAGTGAAAAAGACTGAGTGCTAAGGGTGGGAAAAATAGTATCACAGAGCTAAGGAAAAAGGTTTCATGAAGGAAGGAAATCAACGGACTCAATGCTGAAGAAAATTCAATAGGATAAAGACTATAGTCACTGGATTTTGGTATCTAGAAGGCATGGATAGTTTAAACCGCAGTAGGCTGAAAATGATTGGGAGTTGAAGTGGAGTCAGTCAGGTTGGCCCacaccactctttttttttttttttgatcttgctctgtcacccaggctggagtgcagtggcgtgatctcagctcactgcagcctctgcctcctgggttcaagcgattctcctgcctcggcttcctgggtagctgggactacaggcgcccgccaccatgcccggctaattttttttgtatttttagtagagacggggtttcaccaggttagccaggatggtctcgatctcctgacctcatgattcacctgcctccacctcccaaagtgcacacTACTCTTTTTAAGAAGTTTCATGATGAAAAGATAAGGCAACGTAGGAAAATAGAGGGATGtaaattcattttacttttttaaaagaatggggCACACTTAAATGTTACTAGGCTAAAGATAATtagttgtttaaaaaagaaagaaaagaaagacactgGAAATACAATGCAGAGAGGATAACAGATGGAGCAAGGTTCTTAGGGAGGTGAGAAGGGATGGGATCAAGGGCACAGATGGAAaggttacattttaatttttattacacaGGAATTGAAGGCGTGACATACACAAATCCAATTCACAACAAACTTTCAGTATTAGTTGACGTTACAAAAATAACACACAGCTGGGACAGATCAAAGGTTCCTCTACATCCAAGCCcaattctcttttaattttaatactgcAATCACTGGCAATGATAAAGGTACTTCAGCTATCACCTACCTGAAAGAAGGTCTCAATGCCAAAAATCCTTGTAATTCAAACTCCTCTGGAAGTGGTGTCGCTAAAGGGTCAAAATgaaaatttgcaaacattttaattaaaatgttgctTGGTAGAATACTGttcactaaattttaaaaaaaattaacatacagaAAGAAATTATAATGCTTATAGTTCTCTGCTCTTCTTTATCGTGATCCTGATGAAAATAACTCACCTGTCAAAACTCTGCATGTGATCT
The DNA window shown above is from Symphalangus syndactylus isolate Jambi chromosome 19, NHGRI_mSymSyn1-v2.1_pri, whole genome shotgun sequence and carries:
- the SMG7 gene encoding nonsense-mediated mRNA decay factor SMG7 isoform X4, which codes for MRTENLKSEEHLKSSNIRQAEVLKADMTDSKLGPAEVWTSRQALQDLYQKMLVTDLEYALDKKVEQDLWNHAFKNQITTLQGQAKNRANPNRSEVQANLSLFLEAASGFYTQLLQELCTVFNVDLPCRVKSSQLGIISNKQTHTSAIVKPQSSSCSYICQHCLVHLGDIARYRNQTSQAESYYRHAAQLVPSNGQPYNQLAILASSKGDHLTTIFYYCRSIAVKFPFPAASTNLQKALSKALESRDEVKTKWGVSDFIKAFIKFHGHVYLSKSLEKLSPLREKLEEQFKRLLFQKAFNSQQLVHVTVINLFQLHHLRDFSNETEQHSYSQDEQLCWTQLLALFMSFLGILCKCPLQNESQEESYNAYPLPAVKVSMDWLRLRPRVFQEAVVDERQYIWPWLISLLNSFHPHEEDLSSTSATPLPEEFELQGFLALRPSFRNLDFSKGHQGITGDKEGQQRRIRQQRLISIGKWIADNQPRLIQCENEVGKLLFITEIPELILEDPSEAKENLILQETSAIESLAADGSPGLKSVLSTSRNLSNNCDTGEKPVVTFKENIKPREVNRDQGRSFPPKEVRRDYSKGITVTKNDGKKDNNKRKTETKKCTLEKLQETGKQNVAVQVKSQTELRKTPVSEARKTPVTQTPTQASNSQFIPIHHPGAFPPLPSRPGFPPPTYVIPPPVAFSMGSGYTFPAGVSVPGTFLQPTAHSPAGNQVQAGKQSHIPYSQQRPSGPGPMNQGPQQSQPPSQQPLTSLPAQPTAQSTSQLQVQALTQQQQSPTKAVPALGKSPPHHSGFQQYQQADASKQLWNPPQVQGPLGKIMPVKQPYYLQTQDPIKLFEPSLQPPVMQQQPLEKKMKPFPMEPYNHNPSEVKVPEFYWDSSYSMADNRSVMAQQANIDRRGKRSPGVFRPEQDPVPRMPFEDPKSSPLLPPDLLKSLAALEEEEELIFSNPPDLYPALLGPLASLPGRSLFKSLLEKPSELMSHSSSFLSLTGFSLNQERYPNNSMFNEVYGKNLTSSSKAELSPSMAPQETSLYSLFEGTPWSPSLPASSDHSTPASQSPHSSNPSSLPSSPPTHNHNSVPFSNFGPIGTPDNRDRRTADRWKTDKPAMGGFGIDYLSATSSSESSWHQASTPSGTWTGHGPSMEDSSAVLMESLKTTGHLTSADKIWTVFQSIWSSSMMHPGPSALEQLLMQQKQKQQRGQGTMNPPH
- the SMG7 gene encoding nonsense-mediated mRNA decay factor SMG7 isoform X5, with protein sequence MSLQSAQYLRQAEVLKADMTDSKLGPAEVWTSRQALQDLYQKMLVTDLEYALDKKVEQDLWNHAFKNQITTLQGQAKNRANPNRSEVQANLSLFLEAASGFYTQLLQELCTVFNVDLPCRVKSSQLGIISNKQTHTSAIVKPQSSSCSYICQHCLVHLGDIARYRNQTSQAESYYRHAAQLVPSNGQPYNQLAILASSKGDHLTTIFYYCRSIAVKFPFPAASTNLQKALSKALESRDEVKTKWGVSDFIKAFIKFHGHVYLSKSLEKLSPLREKLEEQFKRLLFQKAFNSQQLVHVTVINLFQLHHLRDFSNETEQHSYSQDEQLCWTQLLALFMSFLGILCKCPLQNESQEESYNAYPLPAVKVSMDWLRLRPRVFQEAVVDERQYIWPWLISLLNSFHPHEEDLSSTSATPLPEEFELQGFLALRPSFRNLDFSKGHQGITGDKEGQQRRIRQQRLISIGKWIADNQPRLIQCENEVGKLLFITEIPELILEDPSEAKENLILQETSAIESLAADGSPGLKSVLSTSRNLSNNCDTGEKPVVTFKENIKPREVNRDQGRSFPPKEVRRDYSKGITVTKNDGKKDNNKRKTETKKCTLEKLQETGKQNVAVQVKSQTELRKTPVSEARKTPVTQTPTQASNSQFIPIHHPGAFPPLPSRPGFPPPTYVIPPPVAFSMGSGYTFPAGVSVPGTFLQPTAHSPAGNQVQAGKQSHIPYSQQRPSGPGPMNQGPQQSQPPSQQPLTSLPAQPTAQSTSQLQVQALTQQQQSPTKAVPALGKSPPHHSGFQQYQQADASKQLWNPPQVQGPLGKIMPVKQPYYLQTQDPIKLFEPSLQPPVMQQQPLEKKMKPFPMEPYNHNPSEVKVPEFYWDSSYSMADNRSVMAQQANIDRRGKRSPGVFRPEQDPVPRMPFEDPKSSPLLPPDLLKSLAALEEEEELIFSNPPDLYPALLGPLASLPGRSLFKSLLEKPSELMSHSSSFLSLTGFSLNQERYPNNSMFNEVYGKNLTSSSKAELSPSMAPQETSLYSLFEGTPWSPSLPASSDHSTPASQSPHSSNPSSLPSSPPTHNHNSVPFSNFGPIGTPDNRDRRTADRWKTDKPAMGGFGIDYLSATSSSESSWHQASTPSGTWTGHGPSMEDSSAVLMESLKTTGHLTSADKIWTVFQSIWSSSMMHPGPSALEQLLMQQKQKQQRGQGTMNPPH